The Daphnia pulex isolate KAP4 chromosome 3, ASM2113471v1 genome includes a region encoding these proteins:
- the LOC124190421 gene encoding uncharacterized protein LOC124190421 — protein MMKKICIMFLFTVVSVIADTDELENPVPETNAEATQLADNGKNPGPKQTEWKTTRDGIKWLPDCDFPGYDIKYEYIGGRCSHCKCSDICTDTSGCNAFSWMDGWCYLKNLPAAALKRSPSTSSGGGCGCGFLPWEFE, from the exons atgatgaaaaagatatgcattatgtttttattcactGTGGTGTCGGTAATAGCGGACACGGACGAATTGGAGAATCCCG TGCCAGAGACGAATGCCGAAGCGACTCAACTGGCCGACAATGGGAAAAATCCTGGCCCAAAACAGACTGAATGGAAAACCACCCGTGACGGTATTAAATGGCTCCCGGACTGCGACTTCCCTGGCTACGACATTAAATACGAATACATCGGAGGTCGGTGTTCCCACTGTAAGTGTAGCGATATCTGCACGGATACCAGCGGATGTAACGCCTTCAGCTGGATGGACGGATGGTGTTACCTGAAGAATTTACCTGCAGCAGCACTAAAGAGATCCCCTTCCACTTCCAGTGGAGGCGGTTGCGGTTGCGGTTTTCTCCCCTGGGAATTTGAATAA